In one Hymenobacter sp. DG25B genomic region, the following are encoded:
- a CDS encoding winged helix-turn-helix domain-containing protein, producing the protein MKHVIHTLNKAFDNRVRLGVMAVLLANDAVSFNELKEALDLTDGNLASHVSALEKAGYVEVSKQFIGKKPNTTYTVSKEGKKAFQEHLDALEKLLRGQA; encoded by the coding sequence GTGAAACACGTCATTCATACGCTGAACAAGGCTTTTGACAACCGGGTACGGCTGGGGGTTATGGCGGTGCTCCTGGCGAACGATGCTGTGAGCTTTAATGAGCTGAAAGAGGCCCTGGACCTTACTGACGGCAACCTGGCCAGTCATGTGTCGGCGCTGGAAAAGGCCGGCTATGTAGAGGTGTCCAAGCAGTTTATCGGGAAGAAGCCCAACACCACTTATACGGTATCCAAAGAAGGAAAAAAGGCCTTTCAGGAGCATCTGGATGCGCTGGAAAAATTGTTGCGCGGTCAGGCGTGA
- a CDS encoding aspartate carbamoyltransferase catalytic subunit → MARKDLLDIASLHREEIEFLLDQSTSFKKLFTRSVKKIPALEGKSVLMLFYEASTRTHSSFEVAAKRLSAEVTNFDVAHSSITKGESVRETIETLQAMRTDYIVVRHGHPGLPGMIARQTTASVINAGDGAHEHPTQALLDAFTIKEKFPDPRGKKVLIIGDILHSRVARSTSTLLQKLGIEVAYLGPGSLVPKYVPESIRRFTDYEAAMAWAPDVVYLLRVQMERQDVQFFPSVREYHRVYGITNDRLAEIRDRGLYIMHPGPVNRGVELCDAVMDYERSLITNQVENGISIRMAVLDWLTPGGDFPKQESYVARQRAASTVSTP, encoded by the coding sequence ATGGCACGTAAAGACCTGCTCGACATTGCATCCCTTCACCGCGAGGAAATCGAGTTCTTGCTCGACCAATCCACGTCCTTTAAAAAATTGTTCACCCGCTCGGTGAAGAAAATCCCCGCCCTCGAGGGCAAGTCCGTGCTCATGCTTTTCTATGAGGCCAGCACCCGAACGCACTCCTCCTTCGAGGTTGCCGCCAAACGCCTCTCGGCGGAGGTGACGAACTTCGACGTCGCCCACTCCTCCATCACCAAGGGCGAGTCGGTGCGCGAGACGATTGAGACGCTCCAGGCCATGCGCACCGACTACATCGTCGTCCGCCATGGCCACCCCGGTCTGCCCGGAATGATAGCCCGCCAAACCACGGCATCGGTCATCAATGCCGGCGACGGGGCGCACGAGCACCCCACGCAGGCTCTGCTGGACGCCTTCACCATCAAGGAAAAATTTCCTGATCCCCGGGGCAAAAAAGTCCTCATCATCGGCGACATCCTTCACTCCCGCGTCGCGCGCTCTACCAGCACCCTGCTGCAAAAGCTGGGCATTGAGGTTGCTTACCTGGGGCCGGGCTCACTGGTGCCCAAGTATGTCCCGGAAAGCATCCGCCGCTTCACCGACTATGAAGCGGCCATGGCCTGGGCGCCCGATGTGGTATACCTGCTCCGCGTGCAGATGGAGCGCCAGGACGTGCAGTTTTTCCCTAGCGTCCGCGAATACCACCGGGTTTACGGCATCACCAACGACCGGCTCGCGGAAATTCGCGACCGGGGCCTATACATCATGCACCCCGGCCCCGTGAACCGGGGGGTTGAGCTGTGCGACGCCGTCATGGACTATGAGCGCAGCCTTATCACCAATCAGGTCGAAAACGGCATCTCCATCCGCATGGCCGTGCTCGACTGGCTCACGCCGGGCGGGGATTTCCCGAAGCAGGAATCGTATGTCGCACGGCAGCGAGCTGCCTCAACGGTGAGTACGCCCTAA
- a CDS encoding dihydroorotase: MLLLQNARIASENSPVLIESDVLIVEGIIQDIGKSLAIPEGSRVIDARGRVLMPGMFDAHVHFRAPGFENKETITTGSEAAINGGITGVVMMPNTRPALDSATAIATVLENAKDRSRIPVYTSGCVTKNREGKELAEIEGMHRLGVTMLTDDGDTTADPAVLLRAMQYATEFGMFFASHCEVPELAGPRALNEGVMSYRLGIKGSPACAEEIIIDRDIRLARAAGAHVHIQHVSSKLGMETIRWWKSRGDVKVTAEVMPHHLLFTDEHIGDYDTNYKMNPPLRTQVDCDALLEGLKEGVFDIIATDHAPHTPFEKAQDFISAPNGITGLDTALVSLHHFFVEPGKFGWDLVVKRYSAEPRRLMGLPVAAIEVGQEANCVLFDTEAETTFTKEFMKSKSQNTPFINQTLKGRVDLVILGTEILLER; this comes from the coding sequence ATGCTCCTCCTTCAAAACGCCCGCATCGCCTCCGAAAATTCACCCGTGCTTATCGAGAGTGATGTTCTGATTGTCGAAGGAATAATTCAGGACATCGGCAAAAGCCTGGCCATTCCTGAAGGTAGCCGGGTCATCGACGCGCGAGGTCGGGTGCTTATGCCCGGCATGTTTGATGCCCACGTTCATTTCCGTGCCCCCGGCTTCGAGAACAAGGAAACCATCACCACGGGGAGCGAAGCGGCCATCAACGGCGGCATTACCGGCGTGGTCATGATGCCGAATACCCGCCCGGCCCTCGACTCGGCGACTGCCATAGCCACCGTCCTGGAAAATGCCAAGGACCGGTCCCGCATTCCAGTGTATACTTCCGGCTGCGTTACCAAAAACCGCGAAGGCAAGGAGTTGGCCGAAATCGAGGGCATGCACAGACTCGGCGTGACCATGCTCACCGACGACGGCGACACCACCGCCGACCCGGCGGTGCTGTTGCGGGCCATGCAGTACGCCACCGAGTTTGGGATGTTTTTCGCCAGCCACTGCGAGGTGCCGGAACTGGCCGGGCCGCGTGCCCTGAACGAAGGAGTGATGAGCTACCGGCTCGGTATCAAGGGCTCGCCGGCGTGCGCGGAGGAAATCATCATCGACCGCGACATTCGCCTGGCCCGGGCGGCGGGCGCGCACGTGCACATCCAGCACGTGTCCAGCAAGCTCGGCATGGAAACCATCCGCTGGTGGAAATCCCGAGGCGATGTAAAGGTGACGGCGGAAGTGATGCCGCACCACCTGCTGTTCACCGACGAGCACATCGGGGACTACGACACGAACTACAAGATGAACCCGCCGCTGCGAACGCAGGTCGATTGTGATGCGCTGCTGGAAGGGCTCAAGGAAGGCGTCTTCGACATCATTGCCACGGACCACGCGCCGCACACGCCGTTCGAAAAAGCCCAGGATTTCATTAGCGCGCCCAACGGCATCACCGGCCTGGATACGGCCCTGGTCTCGCTCCACCACTTCTTCGTTGAGCCCGGAAAATTCGGGTGGGACCTGGTGGTGAAGCGCTATTCGGCCGAGCCCCGTCGCTTGATGGGCCTGCCAGTAGCTGCCATCGAAGTCGGCCAGGAAGCCAACTGCGTTTTGTTCGACACCGAAGCCGAAACGACCTTCACGAAGGAATTCATGAAATCCAAATCCCAGAACACCCCCTTCATCAACCAGACGCTGAAAGGCCGGGTAGACCTGGTGATTTTAGGTACGGAAATCCTGCTGGAGCGCTGA
- the purE gene encoding 5-(carboxyamino)imidazole ribonucleotide mutase — translation MSTLTTSDTPTSTAPGKPLVGVVMGSSSDWTTMQHTVQMLTHFGVAHEARVVSAHRMPDDLFAYAEQAGPRGLQVIIAGAGGAAHLPGMLAAKTTLPVLGVPVASRHLQGVDSLHSIVQMPKGVPVATFAIGDAGAANAALFAVSLLALHDPALATRLQAFRAEQTEAARAMTLPV, via the coding sequence ATGAGTACCCTTACCACCTCCGACACCCCCACTAGCACCGCCCCGGGCAAGCCCTTGGTTGGCGTTGTGATGGGCTCCAGCAGCGACTGGACCACCATGCAGCATACCGTGCAGATGCTCACGCACTTTGGCGTGGCGCACGAAGCGCGTGTGGTGTCGGCCCACCGCATGCCCGACGACTTGTTTGCCTACGCTGAACAAGCCGGCCCGCGCGGCTTGCAAGTCATTATCGCCGGCGCGGGTGGCGCCGCCCACCTGCCAGGCATGCTGGCCGCCAAAACCACGCTGCCCGTGCTGGGGGTGCCGGTGGCCAGCCGCCATTTGCAGGGGGTAGACTCCCTGCACAGCATCGTGCAAATGCCTAAAGGGGTGCCCGTTGCCACGTTTGCTATTGGCGACGCCGGAGCGGCCAATGCCGCGCTGTTCGCCGTCAGCCTGCTGGCCTTGCACGATCCGGCCCTGGCGACCAGGCTGCAGGCGTTTCGCGCCGAACAAACCGAAGCTGCTCGCGCCATGACGCTGCCCGTATGA
- a CDS encoding 5-(carboxyamino)imidazole ribonucleotide synthase, translating into MKEGIQVAAMTPVFPGSEDAAGQLATLGVMGGGQLGRMFVHAAQRLGYFTAVLDPDAQSPAGRVSHYHIQTDYNDPAGLSQLAQLCQAITTEFENVPAQALHVLAQTRPVAPGAAVVGIAQNRIEEKAHFAACADLSGVSCAPYAVIETLAQLQAIQADRADLLPGILKTARMGYDGKGQVRVRTAVELTAAWAELGSVACVLEKMLPLTAECSVLVARGWDGQVVSFAPQRNVHVDGILAVTHAYEGNMPPALATRAREAAVSIAHHLGYVGVLCVEFFVVDDGSAHGGLVVNEMAPRPHNSGHYTLDACDASQFDLQVHAMAGLPLPPPRQHSPAIMLNLLGEVWFDARGQRREPDWTAVLSLPGTHLHLYGKLHARAGRKMGHLTITGPNVASVKTVARRAAGLLGLPGLDDI; encoded by the coding sequence ATGAAGGAAGGTATTCAAGTTGCAGCCATGACCCCGGTTTTCCCGGGCAGTGAAGACGCCGCGGGCCAGCTGGCCACCCTGGGGGTGATGGGGGGCGGCCAGCTGGGCCGCATGTTTGTGCATGCCGCTCAGCGCCTGGGTTACTTCACCGCCGTGCTGGATCCGGACGCGCAAAGCCCGGCCGGGCGGGTGAGTCACTACCACATCCAGACCGACTACAACGACCCGGCGGGGCTCTCGCAGCTGGCCCAGCTGTGCCAGGCCATCACCACCGAGTTTGAAAACGTGCCGGCCCAGGCCCTGCACGTGCTGGCCCAGACCCGACCCGTGGCGCCGGGCGCGGCCGTAGTAGGCATTGCTCAAAACCGCATCGAGGAAAAAGCCCACTTCGCGGCCTGCGCTGATCTGTCGGGGGTGAGTTGCGCACCTTATGCGGTGATTGAAACGCTGGCCCAGCTGCAGGCCATCCAGGCCGACCGGGCGGATTTGCTGCCCGGCATCCTGAAAACCGCGCGCATGGGCTACGATGGCAAGGGTCAGGTCCGCGTCAGGACCGCCGTTGAGCTGACAGCCGCCTGGGCGGAGTTAGGCAGCGTCGCCTGCGTGCTGGAAAAGATGCTGCCGCTAACCGCCGAGTGTTCGGTGCTGGTGGCGCGCGGTTGGGACGGGCAGGTCGTCAGTTTCGCCCCCCAGCGCAACGTACACGTCGATGGCATTCTGGCCGTGACCCATGCGTACGAAGGAAATATGCCGCCCGCCCTGGCAACCAGGGCTCGCGAGGCGGCCGTTTCCATCGCGCATCATCTTGGCTATGTCGGGGTGCTGTGCGTCGAGTTTTTTGTGGTGGACGACGGCAGTGCGCACGGCGGCCTGGTGGTCAATGAAATGGCCCCGCGCCCGCACAACAGCGGCCATTACACCTTGGATGCCTGTGACGCCTCGCAGTTTGACCTGCAGGTCCATGCCATGGCGGGTTTGCCCTTGCCGCCGCCGCGCCAGCATTCCCCGGCTATCATGCTCAACCTGCTGGGCGAGGTGTGGTTTGACGCCCGCGGGCAACGACGGGAGCCGGACTGGACCGCCGTTCTGAGCCTGCCGGGAACGCACCTGCACCTGTACGGCAAGCTGCACGCGCGCGCAGGCCGCAAGATGGGTCACCTGACCATCACCGGCCCGAATGTCGCCAGTGTCAAAACCGTGGCACGGCGCGCTGCTGGCCTGCTCGGCTTGCCGGGGCTGGACGACATCTAG
- the carA gene encoding glutamine-hydrolyzing carbamoyl-phosphate synthase small subunit: protein MTQTVKLILEDGTELEGQSFGAFTSAAGEVVFSTAMTGYPENLTDPSFAGQILVLTYPLVGNYGVPGEELYESISRIFESDKVHIAGLVVNYYSEEHSHWNAAKSLGDWLKEYNIPGIFGVDTRMLTKKLREKGAMLGKIVAEEDVPFHDPNLDNLVAQVSPTQVTRYGHGQHKIVLVDCGTKTNIIRCFLERDVELIRVPWDYDFTTLDYDGLFLSNGPGDPKMCEATITHLQKALQQDKPIFGICLGSQLMGLAAGGDTFKLKYGHRSHNQPVKLTGTQHCYITSQNHGFAVDPATLPAEWRVLFENLNDGTCEGIKHQTKPFFSTQFHPEAAGGPQDTEFLFDDFLTAVAAYKAAKV, encoded by the coding sequence ATGACCCAAACAGTAAAACTCATTCTGGAAGACGGCACCGAACTCGAGGGCCAATCCTTCGGGGCCTTTACCTCCGCGGCCGGCGAGGTCGTGTTCAGCACGGCCATGACCGGCTACCCGGAAAACCTGACGGACCCCTCCTTTGCCGGCCAGATCCTGGTGCTCACCTACCCGCTGGTGGGCAACTACGGCGTGCCTGGCGAGGAGCTCTACGAGTCGATTTCCCGGATTTTCGAGTCGGATAAGGTGCACATTGCCGGCCTGGTAGTCAATTATTATTCCGAAGAACACAGCCACTGGAACGCGGCCAAAAGCCTGGGCGACTGGCTCAAAGAGTATAACATCCCCGGCATCTTTGGTGTGGACACGCGGATGCTCACCAAGAAGCTGCGCGAGAAAGGCGCGATGCTGGGCAAAATCGTAGCGGAGGAAGATGTGCCCTTCCACGACCCGAACCTGGACAACCTGGTGGCCCAGGTGAGCCCGACCCAGGTCACCCGCTACGGCCACGGCCAGCACAAAATCGTGCTGGTGGACTGCGGCACCAAGACCAACATCATTCGCTGCTTTCTCGAGCGCGACGTGGAGCTCATCCGCGTGCCCTGGGACTACGACTTCACCACCCTAGACTACGACGGCCTGTTCCTCAGCAACGGCCCCGGCGACCCGAAAATGTGTGAGGCTACTATCACCCACCTGCAAAAAGCCCTGCAGCAGGACAAGCCCATCTTCGGCATCTGCCTGGGCAGCCAGCTCATGGGCCTGGCCGCGGGCGGCGACACCTTCAAGCTGAAATACGGTCACCGCAGCCACAACCAGCCCGTCAAGCTCACCGGCACGCAGCACTGCTACATCACCAGCCAGAACCACGGCTTCGCCGTCGACCCGGCCACGCTGCCGGCCGAGTGGCGCGTGCTGTTTGAGAACCTGAACGACGGCACCTGCGAAGGCATTAAGCACCAGACCAAGCCGTTCTTCTCCACCCAGTTCCACCCCGAAGCCGCCGGTGGCCCCCAGGACACGGAGTTTCTGTTTGATGACTTTTTGACGGCAGTGGCAGCCTATAAAGCCGCGAAGGTATAG
- the carB gene encoding carbamoyl-phosphate synthase (glutamine-hydrolyzing) large subunit yields MEKPTKVLILGSGALKIGEAGEFDYSGSQALKALKEEGIRTILINPNIATVQTSEGLADDVYFLPVTPYFVEEVIKKEQPDGILVAFGGQTALNCAVALYRAGVFDKYNVQVLGTPVQSIIDTEDRDIFKEKLGQIGVLSARSVAVTTLDDALAAAEKIGFPIIVRAAFALGGLGSGFANNFDELRALAQKAFTTSDQILVEESLKGWKEVEYEVVRDAYDNCITVCNMENFDPIGIHTGESIVVAPSQTLSNREYHKLRRLGIQTIRHLGIVGECNIQYALDPKSEDYRVIEVNARLSRSSALASKATGYPLAFVAAKLSLGYSLAELKNSVTQTTSAFFEPALDYVVVKLPRWDLGKFAGVNRQIGSAMKSVGEVMAIGKSFEEAIQKGLRMLDTGKRGFVANRAEDELDNAAIDQLLREPNEERIFAINLAFEAGYSIQQVHELTKIDLWFLQRLYTIFQLGQKLAEGRTNGGLDGLDTALLRDVKKAGFSDQQIAVQLLGEGDVKADELRVRARRKALGVLPVIKQIDTLAAEFPAQTNYLYTTYHGTEHDLAPETDKSVMVLGSGVYRIGSSVEFDWCGVQAVQTAAAEGYKTIIINYNPETVSTDYDVSDRLYFEELSFERVLDILDFEQPGGVILSTGGQIPNNLATRLAEAKAPILGTSAAMIDQAENRHKFSSILDELGIAQPRWQELTSLEAMFDFVNEVGYPVLIRPSYVLSGAAMNVVSNAFELEEFLKAAKEVSAEYPVVVSEFIQEAKEIELDAVADRGEIVSYAISEHVEFAGVHSGDATMYYPPQRVYVGTVRKLKIIAEKIAKRFEISGPFNIQFLEKNREIRVIECNIRASRSFPFVSKVSGHNLIQKATQVLLGKKVTRDASELVYDLPFVGVKAPQFSFTRLPGADPVLRVDMTSTGEVGCLGDTAEEALLKAMLSVGYKIPQKTVLLSSGPLLSKVALLDSARLLVQHGFALYATAGTHRFLAEHQVPSTLVFWPDERQEPNVLTYLKEKKIDLVLNIPKNLSKGELDNDYTIRRTAVDFGIPLLTNARLAKAFIQAFCTLEMKDLKIKSWNEYKAM; encoded by the coding sequence ATGGAAAAACCCACGAAAGTTCTTATCCTCGGTTCCGGCGCGCTGAAAATCGGCGAGGCCGGCGAGTTCGACTACTCCGGCTCCCAGGCGCTCAAGGCCCTGAAAGAGGAAGGCATCCGCACCATCCTGATCAACCCCAACATTGCCACCGTGCAGACCTCCGAGGGCCTGGCCGACGACGTGTACTTTCTGCCCGTGACGCCCTACTTCGTGGAGGAAGTCATCAAAAAGGAGCAGCCCGACGGCATTCTGGTGGCCTTCGGCGGGCAGACGGCCCTGAACTGCGCCGTGGCCCTGTACCGCGCCGGCGTGTTCGACAAGTATAACGTGCAGGTGCTGGGCACGCCCGTGCAGAGCATCATCGACACGGAGGACCGGGATATCTTCAAGGAGAAGCTCGGGCAGATTGGTGTGCTCTCGGCCCGCAGCGTGGCCGTCACCACGCTGGACGACGCGCTGGCCGCCGCCGAAAAAATCGGCTTTCCCATCATCGTGCGGGCCGCCTTTGCGCTGGGCGGGCTGGGCAGCGGCTTTGCCAACAACTTCGACGAGCTGCGGGCCCTGGCCCAGAAGGCCTTCACCACCTCGGACCAGATTCTGGTGGAGGAGTCGCTGAAGGGCTGGAAGGAAGTGGAGTACGAAGTGGTGCGCGATGCCTACGACAACTGCATCACGGTCTGCAACATGGAGAACTTCGACCCCATCGGCATCCACACCGGGGAGAGCATCGTAGTAGCGCCGTCGCAGACGCTGAGCAACCGGGAGTACCACAAGCTGCGCCGCCTCGGCATTCAGACCATCCGCCACCTGGGCATCGTGGGCGAGTGCAACATTCAGTATGCGCTGGACCCGAAATCCGAGGACTACCGCGTCATTGAAGTGAATGCGCGCCTCTCGCGCTCCTCGGCCCTGGCCTCCAAGGCCACGGGCTACCCCTTGGCCTTCGTGGCCGCCAAGCTGAGTCTGGGCTACTCACTGGCCGAGCTGAAAAACAGCGTGACGCAGACCACCTCGGCCTTCTTTGAGCCGGCCCTGGACTACGTGGTGGTCAAGCTGCCGCGCTGGGATCTGGGCAAGTTCGCGGGCGTGAACCGGCAGATCGGCTCGGCCATGAAGAGCGTGGGCGAGGTGATGGCCATCGGCAAAAGCTTTGAGGAAGCCATTCAGAAGGGCCTGCGCATGCTCGACACGGGCAAGCGCGGCTTTGTGGCCAACCGGGCCGAGGACGAGCTGGATAACGCCGCCATCGACCAGCTGCTGCGCGAGCCCAACGAGGAGCGCATCTTCGCTATCAATCTGGCCTTTGAGGCCGGCTACAGCATCCAGCAGGTCCATGAGCTGACCAAAATCGACTTGTGGTTTCTGCAGCGCTTATATACCATTTTCCAGTTAGGCCAAAAGCTTGCCGAAGGCCGTACCAACGGCGGCCTCGACGGGCTGGACACCGCGCTATTGCGCGACGTCAAAAAAGCTGGCTTTTCCGACCAGCAGATTGCCGTGCAGCTGCTGGGGGAAGGCGACGTGAAGGCCGACGAGCTGCGGGTACGCGCCCGCCGCAAAGCCCTGGGCGTGCTGCCCGTCATCAAGCAGATTGACACGCTGGCGGCCGAGTTCCCGGCCCAGACCAACTACCTCTACACCACCTACCACGGCACGGAACATGATTTAGCGCCGGAAACTGATAAGTCCGTCATGGTGCTGGGCTCGGGCGTGTACCGCATCGGCTCCTCCGTGGAGTTTGACTGGTGCGGCGTGCAGGCCGTGCAGACGGCCGCGGCCGAGGGTTACAAGACGATTATCATCAACTACAACCCCGAAACCGTCTCCACCGACTACGACGTCTCGGACCGGCTCTACTTCGAGGAGCTGAGCTTCGAGCGGGTGCTGGACATTCTGGACTTTGAACAGCCGGGCGGGGTGATTCTCTCCACGGGCGGGCAGATTCCCAACAACCTGGCCACCCGCCTGGCCGAGGCCAAGGCGCCCATCCTGGGCACCTCGGCGGCCATGATTGACCAGGCGGAAAACCGCCACAAGTTCTCCTCTATCCTCGATGAGCTGGGCATTGCCCAGCCCCGCTGGCAGGAGCTCACCTCGCTGGAAGCCATGTTCGACTTCGTAAATGAGGTGGGCTACCCCGTGCTGATCCGGCCCAGCTACGTGCTGTCGGGGGCGGCCATGAACGTGGTGTCCAATGCCTTCGAGCTGGAAGAATTCCTCAAAGCTGCGAAGGAAGTCAGTGCCGAATACCCGGTGGTGGTCTCCGAGTTCATCCAGGAGGCCAAGGAAATTGAGCTGGACGCCGTGGCCGACCGGGGCGAAATCGTGAGCTACGCCATTTCCGAGCACGTGGAGTTTGCCGGCGTGCACTCCGGCGACGCGACCATGTACTACCCGCCCCAGCGCGTGTACGTGGGCACGGTGCGCAAGCTCAAGATCATTGCCGAGAAGATTGCCAAGCGCTTTGAAATCAGCGGGCCCTTCAACATCCAGTTTCTGGAGAAAAACCGCGAAATCCGGGTGATTGAGTGCAACATCCGCGCCTCCCGCTCCTTCCCCTTCGTGAGCAAGGTCTCGGGCCACAACCTGATCCAGAAGGCCACCCAGGTACTGCTGGGGAAGAAAGTGACGCGCGACGCCAGCGAGCTGGTCTACGATCTGCCCTTCGTGGGGGTAAAGGCCCCGCAGTTCTCCTTCACCCGCCTGCCCGGCGCCGACCCGGTGCTGCGCGTGGACATGACCTCCACCGGCGAGGTGGGCTGCCTGGGCGACACGGCCGAGGAAGCGCTGCTCAAGGCCATGCTCTCGGTGGGCTATAAGATTCCGCAGAAAACGGTGCTGCTCTCCAGCGGCCCGCTGCTCTCGAAGGTGGCGCTGCTGGACTCGGCCCGCCTGCTGGTGCAGCACGGCTTCGCGCTCTACGCCACAGCGGGCACGCACCGCTTCCTGGCCGAGCACCAGGTGCCCAGCACGCTGGTCTTCTGGCCCGACGAGCGGCAGGAGCCCAACGTGCTGACGTATCTGAAGGAGAAGAAGATTGACCTGGTGCTCAACATCCCCAAGAACCTGAGCAAGGGTGAGCTGGACAACGACTACACCATCCGCCGCACGGCCGTGGACTTCGGCATTCCGCTGCTGACCAACGCGCGGCTGGCCAAAGCCTTCATTCAGGCCTTCTGCACGCTGGAGATGAAGGATCTGAAGATCAAGAGCTGGAACGAGTATAAGGCTATGTAA
- a CDS encoding SDR family oxidoreductase, which yields MKGKVVLITGGTSGIGRACAKVFGQAGARVVITGRNEARLQETSAELQRQGIEHRTVRADVGNEEDSRRAVEEAIAAFGRLDVLLNNAGISMRALFQDADLDVIRQLMQTNFFGTVYTTKFALPHIVATKGSIVGISSIAGYRGLPGRTGYSASKFAMQGFLEALRTELLPQGVHVLVACPGFTSSNIRNVALAADGSQQGESPLDEGNIMSSEEVARHILKAVEQRRRDMVLTSQGKLTVFLNKWLPGLTDKLVLNHFRKEKDSPLR from the coding sequence ATGAAAGGAAAAGTAGTACTGATTACCGGGGGTACCTCGGGTATTGGCCGCGCCTGTGCCAAGGTGTTCGGCCAGGCCGGCGCCAGAGTAGTTATCACGGGCCGTAATGAAGCGCGCCTGCAGGAAACCAGCGCTGAGCTGCAGCGCCAGGGCATTGAGCACCGCACCGTGCGCGCCGATGTGGGCAACGAAGAAGACTCGCGCCGGGCAGTAGAGGAAGCCATTGCCGCTTTTGGCCGCCTGGACGTATTGTTGAACAACGCCGGCATTTCTATGCGGGCCCTGTTTCAGGATGCCGACCTGGACGTAATCCGGCAGCTGATGCAAACCAACTTCTTTGGAACGGTATACACCACCAAGTTTGCGCTGCCGCATATTGTGGCCACCAAAGGCTCTATTGTAGGCATCAGCAGCATTGCGGGCTACCGGGGCCTGCCGGGGCGCACGGGCTACTCGGCTTCCAAGTTTGCCATGCAGGGTTTCCTGGAAGCGCTCCGCACGGAGCTGCTGCCCCAAGGCGTGCACGTGCTGGTAGCCTGCCCCGGCTTCACTTCCTCCAATATCCGCAATGTGGCCCTGGCCGCCGATGGCTCCCAGCAGGGCGAGTCGCCGCTGGATGAAGGCAACATTATGAGCAGCGAAGAAGTGGCCCGGCATATCCTGAAAGCCGTGGAGCAGCGCCGCCGCGACATGGTGCTCACTAGTCAGGGTAAACTGACCGTTTTCCTGAACAAATGGCTGCCCGGCCTCACTGATAAGCTGGTGCTGAATCATTTTCGCAAGGAGAAAGACTCTCCTTTGCGCTAG